From Numida meleagris isolate 19003 breed g44 Domestic line chromosome 4, NumMel1.0, whole genome shotgun sequence, the proteins below share one genomic window:
- the SFT2D3 gene encoding vesicle transport protein SFT2C translates to MADLGRQLHEYLAQSKATAAPVPPPAGVPQEEPAGSGAGPWPSAFSGPGRRWPWAAEADPWLPGLSLWQRLAGAALCLLLAAFCFGLAALYAPLLLLRARKFALLWSLGSLCALLAAALLRGPSRLLREPSRGSLLYAAALGGTLYAALGLRSTALTALGAAAQLGTAAAALLGALPGGAGGIRRLGGLLGVALRRGAALPV, encoded by the coding sequence ATGGCGGACCTGGGCCGGCAGCTGCACGAGTATCTCGCCCAGTCCAAGGCCACCGCCGCTCCCGTCCCGCCGCCCGCCGGCGTCCCGCAAGAGGAAccggcggggagcggcgcggggccgtGGCCGAGCGCCTTCTCGGGGCCGGGCCGGCGCTGGCCGTGGGCGGCCGAGGCGGACCCGTGGCTGCCGGGGCTGTCGCTGTGGCAGCGGCTGGCGGGCGCCgcgctgtgcctgctgctggccgCCTTCTGCTTCGGGCTGGCCGCGCTGTATgcgccgctgctgctgctccgcgCCCGCAAGTTCGCGCTGCTCTGGTCGCTGGGCTCGCTGTGCGCGCTGCTCGCCGCCGCGCTGCTGCGGGGGCCGTCCCGCCTGCTGCGGGAGCCGAGCCGCGGCTCGCTGCTGTACGCGGCGGCGCTGGGCGGCACGCTGTACGCCGCGCTGGGGCTGCGCAGCACCGCGCTCACCGCTCTGGGCGCCGCCGCGCAGCTGGGGACTGCTGCTGCCGCGCTGCTGGGCGCGCTGCCCGGAGGGGCCGGCGGCATCCGGCGCCTCGGAGGGCTTCTGGGGGTCGCGCTgcgccgcggggccgcgctgccCGTGTGA